A section of the Roseivirga sp. BDSF3-8 genome encodes:
- a CDS encoding chemotaxis protein CheB: protein MSTEQIQERNRATENHKIIVVGASMGGLNAFKGLLKQVDASWPVSLFFVQHIHPDHKSILQELMSKFTKLKVVQVTDKAVIRPHCLYLPVPDKHLFIYDGHVYSVSAPKENSARPSVNILFRSAAVAYRERTIGILLSGLLTDGTLGMKAIQDCGGLTMAQHPEEAEFPEMPLNAIKEGYASHSQEIASINKVLKKLIFEPVDILGNRKIPEILVRQVEAVANFSSQVNEPQEEPAITLESPDTVEYSLLNVITLMQERTNMLYNLAEKEKMTGRQQMAKHYLSKAKESSFHTENLRRHVEAMTSTKKTA, encoded by the coding sequence ATGTCAACTGAGCAAATCCAAGAGCGTAATCGGGCCACAGAAAACCATAAGATCATTGTGGTAGGGGCCTCTATGGGAGGGCTTAATGCCTTTAAAGGCCTGCTTAAACAAGTGGATGCATCCTGGCCAGTCAGCTTATTTTTCGTGCAGCACATACACCCGGACCATAAGAGCATACTGCAGGAGCTCATGTCAAAATTCACAAAGCTGAAGGTGGTGCAGGTGACTGATAAGGCGGTGATAAGGCCGCACTGTCTCTATCTTCCTGTCCCGGATAAGCACCTCTTTATCTACGATGGTCACGTATACTCAGTAAGTGCTCCCAAAGAAAATAGCGCCAGGCCCAGTGTAAACATACTCTTCAGGTCGGCGGCAGTAGCTTACAGGGAAAGAACGATAGGGATACTGCTGAGCGGGCTACTGACAGACGGAACGCTGGGAATGAAAGCGATACAGGATTGCGGTGGCCTGACCATGGCCCAGCACCCGGAAGAGGCGGAATTTCCTGAAATGCCGCTGAACGCCATCAAAGAAGGATATGCGAGCCATAGCCAGGAGATAGCGAGTATCAATAAAGTACTGAAAAAGCTGATATTTGAGCCGGTGGATATACTGGGGAACAGGAAGATTCCGGAAATACTGGTACGACAGGTAGAGGCAGTAGCAAACTTTTCCAGCCAGGTTAATGAACCACAGGAGGAGCCTGCCATCACGCTAGAATCGCCAGATACGGTGGAGTATTCGCTACTGAACGTAATTACACTTATGCAGGAGCGTACTAACATGCTTTATAATCTTGCCGAAAAGGAAAAAATGACCGGGCGTCAGCAAATGGCTAAACACTACCTGAGTAAGGCTAAAGAGAGTAGTTTCCATACGGAAAACCTGAGGAGGCATGTGGAAGCCATGACAAGCACCAAAAAGACGGCCTGA
- a CDS encoding CheR family methyltransferase, which produces MENNEPFIVGIGASAGGLKALEKLVSGLPVKRDNIAIVIAQHLSPDYESKMVHLLQSHAKWPIVKAENDQPLEGGKIFVCPSDREISVVGNTLCLTNEHEPRQPRPSINRLFHSIAVTAGKRGLGVLLSGTGRDGTEGFKHIKESGGYTIIQNPEEAAYGQMPSSANDAGYVDVVTDAKGIGNEIHKYVTNYKTVTQNGDEEKDQNLKSILRLLANKTGTDFERYKSSTINRRILKRLDALAIPDIEKYLMYIRKNPAELDLLYETVLIGVTEFYRDREAFDDLEKYLKKALDQKPAEANVRIWSVGCATGEEAYSVAIMLHELLGDDLHGKKVQIFATDIDEHALAFGRRGIFDKNQVANFSQELLERYFNLDSGKYEVKKRIRQMVLFSKHDITVDPPFVRLDLITCRNLLIYFKDELQREVMSLFHYALNEKGLLLLGKSESISQLTNLFGVEEKKQKIFRKKSDVQINTLSLNAFKKAGKRKESRSTKANHEMSLEEIAQQTLIHTYEHPYIILDESMEVVYIKGKMQPYVDLSEGALNANALKVIQKDLHIELRAVYNKSKRDKKTKKTKVFRFQAMQGEILVRLTAKPLIYPKNEKDYFMVIFEEIDQEARYPFSLDKVEQDENINAIRVIELEQELEATKEHLQTFTEELETSNEELQSLNEELQSTNEELKSSNEELETSNEELQSANEELQTANTELGLTNETLIEKEAALSEAKQELETIKERFEVALQNSDIFIAYQDKDLRYEWIHNKSTKFANVEVIGQTDQSLIEENAEIIQFKREVMERGKTNRQTFHSNDSYWDTTSNPVFENGNVIGIRTVAINITKQIKSRQMLERQDSITKSIAKENNESILAIDPDYNILIANASFKLLVEATINHSIRSNDNARQFLEHFPDPSTKTTGLFREAFEGKKILIESKALRLINGEEHYYDIRIAPVKDPMGKIIGGAMVCHDVTGRVQMDIQVREVLQRSANLTGDEFFKDLTSQLCHIFKVKYAYVGIMDKKNNDITTKALRVNGKLAQNFTYALPASPCERVSINEHGKYIDGVREKFPEDPKLQRWNAQSYMGVPINSPLTGEILAILVMIDDKPFTSPFHYDHILRILTLRAGAELERQNNENRIRSKDKQLQRITENVPEVIYEYEAHDVDHAKSKFTYLSPSINWIFETTAEEILKDSQKFWNRLHEEDVQSLKDTIRESEKSQTSFSWEGRVVRRETKDIRWIKVVSQPEKERDSTMYRKWHGIIEDITELKNTQLDLIEAREKALSAIRAKEEFLATMSHEIRSPLHAILGLSGILLKEEPRPEQEENLRALKFSSESLMHLINDILDYSQIEAGKAKLEVGPFSLRQLVESLEQAHLPVAKELGNTITTDVGEDVPDIVRGDQMKLAQVLNNLVSNAVKFTNEGRVEVVISLKKKEKERVYLLFRVVDTGIGIPKELQSEVFEKFSRVSTPGKKVKGTGLGLTITKKLLSMMDSTIHLKSEPGKGSEFFFTVPLELEDKTQGALDEPADTPSLEGQNMSILVVEDMEINRMVLIQFMKKFWGVEADEAENGKIALEMIRNKDYDVVLLDVRMPVMDGYECAEAVREMGGKYADLPIIALTADSQDRVTLLDKGNFTDILTKPYAPEDLYNKLTAFHKKK; this is translated from the coding sequence ATGGAAAATAATGAACCATTTATTGTCGGCATTGGCGCATCTGCCGGGGGCTTAAAGGCCCTGGAGAAGCTAGTGTCCGGCTTACCCGTTAAAAGGGATAATATTGCTATTGTAATAGCGCAGCACTTAAGCCCGGATTATGAAAGCAAAATGGTTCACCTGCTGCAATCACATGCTAAATGGCCAATAGTTAAGGCGGAGAATGATCAGCCACTGGAAGGAGGTAAAATATTTGTTTGCCCTTCTGATCGCGAAATATCAGTGGTAGGTAACACGCTGTGCCTTACGAATGAACACGAACCGCGGCAACCCCGCCCTTCAATAAACAGGCTGTTTCATTCCATTGCGGTGACTGCGGGAAAAAGGGGATTAGGTGTATTGCTAAGCGGAACGGGCAGAGACGGTACTGAGGGGTTTAAACACATAAAGGAAAGCGGCGGATATACCATCATACAGAACCCGGAAGAAGCCGCTTATGGCCAGATGCCTTCCAGTGCCAATGATGCTGGCTATGTGGATGTAGTGACCGATGCGAAGGGAATAGGGAATGAAATACATAAGTATGTAACCAATTATAAAACTGTAACCCAAAACGGGGATGAGGAAAAAGACCAGAACCTTAAAAGTATACTGAGGCTACTGGCAAACAAGACGGGGACAGATTTTGAAAGATATAAGAGCAGTACTATAAACCGCCGTATCTTGAAGCGCCTGGATGCACTGGCAATACCCGATATCGAAAAGTACCTCATGTATATACGGAAAAATCCGGCGGAACTGGATTTGTTATATGAGACGGTATTAATCGGGGTAACAGAGTTTTACCGTGACCGGGAAGCGTTTGATGACCTGGAAAAGTATCTTAAAAAGGCGCTTGATCAAAAGCCTGCGGAGGCTAATGTGAGAATATGGTCGGTAGGTTGCGCTACCGGAGAAGAGGCATATAGCGTAGCTATCATGCTGCACGAGCTATTGGGCGATGACTTACATGGTAAAAAGGTCCAGATTTTTGCGACAGACATAGACGAGCATGCCCTTGCCTTCGGCAGGCGAGGCATCTTTGATAAGAACCAGGTAGCCAACTTTAGCCAGGAGCTGCTCGAAAGGTACTTTAACCTTGATAGTGGTAAATATGAGGTGAAAAAGCGGATAAGGCAGATGGTGCTGTTCTCTAAACATGACATCACGGTAGACCCGCCCTTTGTACGCCTGGACCTGATCACCTGCCGCAATTTACTGATCTACTTTAAGGATGAGTTGCAGCGTGAAGTAATGTCTTTATTTCACTATGCGCTTAATGAAAAGGGCCTGCTGCTGCTGGGAAAATCGGAAAGCATATCTCAGCTTACAAACCTTTTTGGTGTAGAAGAAAAGAAACAGAAGATCTTCCGTAAGAAATCGGATGTGCAGATCAATACCTTAAGCCTTAATGCATTCAAAAAGGCGGGTAAGCGAAAGGAAAGCCGGAGCACTAAGGCAAATCATGAGATGTCTCTGGAGGAGATCGCTCAGCAAACGCTGATTCATACCTACGAACACCCTTACATCATACTCGATGAATCTATGGAGGTGGTCTATATAAAGGGCAAAATGCAGCCTTACGTGGACCTGAGCGAAGGGGCGTTGAATGCCAATGCGCTTAAGGTCATCCAAAAAGACCTGCATATAGAACTAAGGGCTGTTTACAACAAATCGAAACGGGATAAAAAAACGAAAAAAACGAAGGTTTTCCGTTTTCAGGCGATGCAGGGTGAGATCCTGGTGAGACTTACTGCCAAGCCCCTGATTTACCCTAAAAATGAGAAGGACTACTTTATGGTGATCTTTGAAGAGATAGACCAGGAAGCACGCTATCCTTTCTCACTGGATAAGGTAGAGCAGGATGAAAACATCAATGCTATCCGGGTGATCGAACTGGAGCAGGAACTTGAGGCGACGAAGGAGCACCTGCAGACTTTTACAGAAGAGCTGGAAACGAGTAACGAGGAGCTGCAGTCACTGAATGAAGAACTGCAGTCTACAAACGAAGAACTGAAGTCTTCAAACGAAGAGCTGGAAACAAGTAATGAGGAATTACAATCAGCCAATGAGGAGCTTCAAACGGCTAATACAGAGCTAGGCCTGACGAATGAAACTCTGATAGAAAAAGAAGCCGCCCTGTCTGAAGCAAAACAGGAACTGGAGACCATAAAAGAACGCTTTGAGGTAGCTCTTCAAAATTCTGACATATTTATTGCCTATCAGGATAAGGACCTACGCTATGAGTGGATTCATAATAAGTCTACAAAGTTTGCGAACGTGGAAGTAATCGGGCAGACTGACCAGTCGCTGATTGAAGAGAATGCAGAAATCATTCAGTTCAAGCGTGAGGTAATGGAAAGGGGTAAGACGAATAGGCAGACATTTCACTCAAACGACTCCTATTGGGACACTACCTCAAATCCTGTATTTGAAAACGGAAATGTAATAGGCATACGAACAGTGGCCATTAATATAACCAAGCAGATAAAAAGCCGACAGATGCTTGAGCGCCAGGATAGTATTACAAAAAGTATAGCAAAAGAGAACAATGAGAGCATACTGGCGATAGACCCTGACTATAATATCCTGATCGCAAACGCTTCATTCAAACTTCTGGTAGAAGCCACCATCAACCACTCTATTAGATCTAATGACAATGCCCGGCAATTTTTGGAACACTTTCCGGACCCGTCCACAAAGACGACAGGCTTATTCAGGGAGGCGTTTGAGGGTAAAAAGATATTAATTGAAAGCAAAGCCTTACGCCTGATTAATGGTGAAGAACATTACTATGACATCAGGATAGCCCCTGTAAAGGACCCGATGGGTAAAATCATAGGGGGCGCAATGGTATGCCATGATGTGACGGGGCGAGTACAGATGGACATACAGGTAAGGGAGGTATTGCAGCGAAGTGCGAACCTGACCGGGGATGAATTCTTTAAAGACCTGACGAGTCAGCTATGCCATATTTTTAAAGTGAAGTATGCCTACGTGGGCATCATGGACAAAAAAAATAATGATATAACAACGAAAGCACTTCGGGTGAATGGTAAACTGGCCCAGAACTTTACGTATGCATTACCTGCCTCACCGTGTGAACGTGTCTCCATCAATGAACATGGTAAGTATATAGATGGGGTGAGGGAAAAATTTCCGGAGGACCCTAAACTACAGCGATGGAACGCCCAAAGCTATATGGGTGTGCCTATAAACAGCCCGCTTACGGGTGAAATACTGGCTATCCTGGTAATGATAGATGACAAGCCGTTTACCTCTCCCTTTCACTACGACCATATACTACGGATATTAACCTTGCGGGCGGGGGCAGAGCTGGAAAGGCAAAATAATGAGAACCGGATACGAAGCAAAGACAAGCAACTACAGCGAATAACGGAAAATGTGCCTGAAGTAATTTATGAATATGAGGCACATGATGTGGATCACGCTAAAAGTAAATTCACTTATCTGAGCCCCTCTATTAACTGGATATTTGAGACAACCGCGGAGGAAATATTAAAAGATTCACAAAAATTCTGGAACAGGCTGCATGAAGAGGATGTACAATCGCTAAAAGATACTATCCGGGAAAGCGAAAAAAGCCAGACCTCCTTTAGCTGGGAGGGCCGTGTGGTAAGGAGGGAAACCAAAGATATACGCTGGATAAAGGTGGTTTCACAACCGGAAAAGGAGCGGGACTCTACTATGTACCGCAAATGGCACGGAATCATAGAGGATATAACGGAGCTAAAAAATACACAACTGGACCTGATAGAGGCGAGGGAAAAAGCACTCTCTGCTATCCGGGCGAAAGAGGAGTTTTTGGCCACGATGAGTCACGAGATAAGGTCTCCGCTACATGCTATACTGGGGCTGTCGGGTATATTGCTTAAGGAAGAGCCCAGGCCGGAACAGGAGGAGAACCTGAGGGCACTGAAATTTTCATCGGAAAGTCTGATGCACCTGATAAATGACATCCTGGACTACAGCCAGATAGAAGCAGGTAAAGCGAAGCTGGAGGTGGGGCCTTTTTCTCTAAGACAACTGGTAGAGAGCCTGGAACAGGCACACTTGCCGGTGGCAAAAGAGCTAGGAAATACGATAACCACGGATGTAGGTGAAGATGTGCCGGACATAGTCCGGGGCGACCAAATGAAGCTGGCCCAGGTGCTAAACAACCTGGTGAGCAATGCAGTAAAGTTTACCAATGAGGGCCGCGTAGAGGTAGTCATAAGCCTGAAGAAGAAAGAAAAGGAACGCGTTTATCTGCTATTCCGGGTCGTGGATACGGGTATCGGGATACCCAAAGAGTTACAATCAGAGGTATTCGAAAAATTCAGCCGTGTATCTACACCAGGTAAGAAGGTAAAAGGGACTGGTCTGGGCCTGACTATCACTAAAAAGCTGCTATCGATGATGGATAGCACTATCCACCTGAAAAGCGAGCCGGGTAAGGGCTCGGAGTTTTTCTTTACCGTGCCGCTGGAACTGGAAGACAAAACCCAAGGGGCGTTGGATGAACCTGCCGATACGCCCTCACTAGAAGGCCAGAACATGTCTATACTGGTGGTGGAGGACATGGAGATAAACCGCATGGTACTTATCCAATTTATGAAGAAGTTCTGGGGCGTGGAGGCAGATGAGGCTGAAAATGGAAAGATAGCCCTGGAGATGATCCGCAATAAGGACTATGATGTGGTACTGCTGGATGTACGCATGCCGGTGATGGATGGCTATGAATGTGCCGAGGCAGTAAGGGAAATGGGGGGTAAATATGCTGACCTGCCTATAATAGCTCTTACGGCTGACTCACAGGACCGGGTAACCTTGCTGGATAAAGGAAACTTTACGGACATACTTACTAAACCTTATGCCCCCGAAGACCTTTATAATAAATTGACCGCTTTTCACAAAAAGAAGTAG